One Alnus glutinosa chromosome 3, dhAlnGlut1.1, whole genome shotgun sequence genomic region harbors:
- the LOC133863257 gene encoding uncharacterized protein LOC133863257 produces MSNSQTIQELKNEFMDSKQFMHQAIAKIEGQIGQLANQIGEREIGKFLSQPVPNPKGQFVIGGSSAPSYGQEHVQAITTLRSGKQVDNQVAMPKEATKAAKDEENHEKPEKDLGPNSVVPIAKESPQKFVPKAPFPERLTAPKKGSKFDDILEVFKQIPVKYKDPGCSTIACMIGYNKVERALLDLGASVNLLPYSVYVQLGLGELKPTLVTLQLADRSVKVPRGIIEDVLIKVDKFY; encoded by the exons ATGAGCAATAGTCAGACTATACAAGAACTTAAGAATGAGTTCATGGATTCAAAGCAATTCATGcatcaagctattgccaagatagaAGGGCAAATTGGCCAATTAGCCAATCAAATAGGGGAAAGAGAAATAGGAAAGTTCTTGAGTCAACCAGTTCCCAACCCAAAAGGGCAATTCGTTATTGGAGGCTCATCCGCCCCTTCTTATGgacaggagcatgtgcaagccatcACCACTTTGAGGTCTGGAAAGCAAGTGGATAATCAAGTGGCTATGCCTAAAGAAGCCACAAAGGCAGCTAAAGATGAGGAAAACCATGAAAAGCCTGAAAAAGATCTCGGACCAAACTCTGTCGTTCCAATTGCTAAAGAGAGTCCCCAGAAGTTTGTTCCCAAAGCTCCATTTCCAGAAAGACTTACAGCTCCCAAGAAAGGCTCAAAGTTCGATGACATTTTGGAagtgttcaaacaa ATCCCTGTCAAGTATAAAGACCCTGGCTGTTCTACAATTGCATGCATGATAGGTTACAACAAAGTTGAAAGAGCTCTGTTAGATTTGGGGGCTAGTGTGAATCTCTTGCCATATTCAGTTTATGTCCAATTGGGATTGGGTGAGCTCAAACCCACTTTAGTAACACTTCAGCTGGCCGACAGATCTGTGAAAGTCCCAAGAGGAATCATTGAAGATGTTTTGATCAAAGTTGATAAGTTCTACTAA